A single window of Leptolyngbya ohadii IS1 DNA harbors:
- a CDS encoding VCBS domain-containing protein, with protein sequence MQMVSISTATPTLTEGNLGSFTLSRSAIAGDLTVNLTTLGSSTSLTSGDYSLDVGGTAVTVSAGVLSVVIPDGQASVTLNMVALQEALAVAEGAETLQLNLAPGSDYSGSGSASITIVPNGFLVTNTNASGEGSLAQAISNANAIAGNDTIGFVGSTFTDATPNTITIGSELNLTSNITINGTGANLLTISGGSTSRVFNIASGANVTLNGLTVANGVSTSNGGGILNAGNLTIRNSVIRDNRASGASSDGGGIANLSVGTLILENSTVHNNTADDDGGGISNAGIMTLLNSTISGNTSIGSSATSGGGGLINTIGANATLTNSTISGNSARNGGAIRNDSTLLTLQSSTLTNNQSPNVGGLLNSINPVTQATIGRATLQNSIIARNVDTVITPFNFPDLAGGVNSFTDSGNNLIGVITGFNSAVVGSTQTGSIANPLNPLLAPLGDYGGTVQTHALLPGSSAIDAGNSLAAPAQDQRGIGRVGTADMGAFEYVPPNVLPTTVDSQITLDEDTVFRFGSNNFPFSDSDSGLFSAVRISQLPLMGELFLDSNDDGIVDSGEEMTAGTEIPIANLTQLKFIPAPDGNGNPYATFQFQVKDGTDFSSAATMTIAVNPVSDAAAISGDTSGSLTEDGEILTIGGVLTVMDADSGEARLIPQSNVPGNYGTFSLTEEGAWGYTADHRLQALTAEEQTTETFSVSSADGTPGTITVKLTGTNDAPILENPLTDQQATIGQPFRYDIPKETFRDIDAGDSLTLSATVATGAKGELLPSWLSFNPETGSFSATAVEGIAEEAPLEIWVTATDRSGASTSSWFTLTLQPSGDNLPDSPPENPGTENPGTENPSNPGTTNPGNPATPALGDSPNPAPIDSLGNSSGSSSGSFFGNSSSNPSGNSPDSSANASIVPGGSNAGQTGIPLPPIVFQKSKNLFQGTPKADVLNGMWENDTLKSGEGNDTIRGGFRKGQFGQDFLYGGDGNDILFGGAGNDRLEGEQGDDRLNGGRNRDLLKGGTGDDRLHGNAGNDILIGGAGNDTLVGGTGRDMFVLNAVNEGVDQIQGFAVGQDVVDLRSILRRSAFSGTSSFERYQKYVQLVQVGASTELRIDADGSNDTRFVTLARFQNLSAGAIGATNFVI encoded by the coding sequence ATGCAGATGGTCAGTATCAGTACGGCAACGCCCACTTTAACAGAGGGTAATTTGGGCAGCTTTACCCTTTCCCGCAGTGCGATCGCTGGCGATCTAACGGTAAATCTAACGACTTTGGGCAGCAGCACCAGCCTGACGAGCGGCGACTATAGCCTGGATGTGGGTGGAACTGCCGTCACCGTTTCTGCGGGCGTTTTAAGTGTCGTCATTCCAGACGGACAGGCTTCTGTAACGCTGAATATGGTTGCCCTCCAGGAAGCGCTGGCAGTTGCAGAAGGGGCAGAAACGTTACAGCTTAACCTGGCTCCGGGCAGCGACTACAGCGGCAGCGGCAGTGCCAGCATCACGATCGTCCCCAACGGTTTCCTCGTCACAAACACCAATGCCAGCGGCGAAGGTTCTTTAGCCCAGGCAATCAGCAATGCGAATGCGATCGCCGGAAATGACACGATCGGCTTTGTGGGGTCTACCTTCACGGATGCCACACCGAACACGATTACGATCGGCAGCGAACTCAATCTGACCAGCAACATTACAATCAACGGCACCGGAGCCAATTTATTAACAATTAGCGGTGGGTCAACCAGCCGGGTCTTTAACATTGCTAGCGGCGCAAATGTCACCCTGAATGGTCTAACCGTTGCCAACGGAGTCAGCACCAGTAACGGCGGCGGCATTCTCAATGCGGGCAATCTGACAATTCGCAATAGCGTGATTCGCGACAATCGTGCCAGTGGGGCGAGTTCTGATGGCGGCGGCATTGCCAACCTGAGTGTGGGAACGCTCATCCTGGAAAACAGCACCGTCCACAACAACACCGCAGATGACGATGGCGGCGGCATTAGCAACGCAGGAATTATGACCCTGCTGAACAGCACGATTAGCGGCAATACTTCGATCGGCAGCAGTGCAACCAGCGGCGGCGGCGGCTTGATTAATACCATCGGAGCCAATGCAACCCTAACCAACAGCACGATTAGCGGCAACAGTGCCCGCAATGGAGGTGCCATTCGCAATGATTCGACGCTGCTCACTCTGCAAAGCAGTACCCTGACCAACAACCAGTCCCCCAACGTTGGCGGATTGCTGAACTCCATCAACCCTGTCACCCAGGCAACGATCGGTCGTGCTACCCTGCAAAACAGCATCATTGCCAGAAATGTTGATACAGTCATAACCCCCTTCAATTTTCCAGATCTGGCTGGGGGAGTTAATTCCTTTACGGATAGCGGCAATAATCTGATTGGAGTAATTACTGGCTTCAACAGTGCGGTGGTGGGTAGTACCCAAACCGGGTCGATCGCCAATCCTCTGAATCCGCTGCTGGCTCCCCTGGGTGACTATGGCGGCACTGTCCAGACCCATGCCCTGCTTCCCGGCAGTTCGGCGATCGATGCAGGGAATTCGCTGGCGGCTCCAGCTCAAGATCAGCGGGGAATCGGTCGGGTTGGAACGGCAGATATGGGTGCGTTTGAGTATGTTCCCCCCAATGTTCTGCCCACCACGGTAGACAGTCAGATCACGCTGGACGAAGACACAGTATTCCGCTTTGGCAGCAATAATTTCCCCTTCAGCGACAGTGATAGCGGCTTGTTTAGCGCAGTTCGCATCTCGCAGTTGCCTTTGATGGGTGAACTCTTTTTAGACAGCAACGACGATGGAATAGTAGACAGCGGCGAAGAAATGACTGCCGGAACCGAAATTCCGATCGCCAACTTGACTCAGCTGAAGTTTATTCCTGCTCCCGACGGCAACGGCAACCCCTACGCGACTTTTCAGTTTCAGGTCAAAGACGGCACAGATTTCAGCTCGGCGGCAACGATGACGATCGCCGTTAATCCGGTCAGTGATGCGGCAGCGATCAGCGGTGATACCAGCGGCAGTCTCACAGAAGATGGGGAGATTCTGACGATCGGCGGCGTTCTGACGGTTATGGATGCTGATTCGGGAGAAGCCCGCCTGATTCCACAGAGCAATGTTCCTGGCAATTATGGAACCTTCAGCCTCACTGAGGAGGGAGCATGGGGCTACACCGCAGACCATCGCCTGCAAGCCCTCACGGCAGAGGAGCAAACCACAGAAACGTTTAGCGTCAGCAGCGCCGATGGCACCCCCGGAACGATTACCGTTAAGCTCACCGGAACCAACGACGCGCCAATCCTGGAAAACCCCCTTACCGACCAGCAGGCAACGATCGGACAGCCTTTCCGCTATGACATTCCCAAAGAAACGTTTCGCGATATCGATGCAGGAGACAGCCTAACCCTCAGTGCAACGGTCGCGACAGGTGCCAAAGGTGAACTGCTACCGTCCTGGCTCAGCTTTAATCCTGAAACGGGCAGCTTCAGTGCAACTGCCGTAGAAGGGATAGCTGAAGAAGCCCCACTTGAAATTTGGGTCACAGCAACCGATCGATCGGGGGCATCGACAAGCAGTTGGTTTACCCTGACCCTACAGCCGTCCGGCGATAATCTGCCCGATAGTCCGCCTGAAAATCCGGGCACTGAAAATCCGGGCACTGAGAATCCATCAAATCCAGGAACAACCAATCCGGGCAATCCTGCGACTCCTGCTCTCGGTGATTCTCCCAATCCTGCTCCGATCGATTCTCTGGGGAATTCCTCTGGTAGTTCTTCCGGTAGTTTTTTCGGTAATTCCTCTAGTAATCCTTCCGGCAATAGCCCTGACAGTAGCGCTAATGCTTCGATCGTTCCTGGTGGTTCCAACGCTGGACAAACGGGAATTCCGCTGCCCCCGATCGTCTTTCAGAAATCAAAAAATCTATTTCAGGGAACGCCAAAAGCAGACGTCTTGAATGGAATGTGGGAAAACGACACGCTTAAAAGCGGTGAAGGCAACGATACGATTCGGGGAGGCTTTCGCAAAGGGCAGTTTGGACAGGATTTTCTCTACGGAGGTGATGGAAACGATATCTTGTTTGGCGGCGCAGGCAACGATCGGTTAGAGGGCGAACAGGGAGACGATCGGCTGAACGGGGGCAGGAATCGGGATTTACTCAAGGGCGGGACGGGGGACGATCGGCTACATGGCAATGCCGGGAATGACATTCTGATCGGCGGCGCAGGAAACGATACCCTGGTTGGTGGCACAGGCAGGGATATGTTTGTATTAAATGCAGTGAACGAGGGCGTGGATCAGATTCAGGGCTTTGCTGTTGGGCAGGACGTTGTGGATTTGCGATCGATTCTGAGGCGATCGGCGTTTAGCGGCACGTCCAGCTTTGAGCGATACCAGAAGTATGTGCAGCTTGTGCAGGTGGGTGCCAGTACAGAACTCCGCATTGACGCCGATGGTTCCAATGACACCCGCTTTGTCACCCTTGCCCGCTTCCAGAATTTGTCCGCTGGTGCGATTGGCGCTACGAATTTTGTGATCTAG
- a CDS encoding peptidase domain-containing ABC transporter has protein sequence MTYTKSTVQDFVASVPPFDQLSPGALSSVTERFQLLRYRMGQAVLVRDRLPNQVCIVYQGQVRLLGYDARTQKPVTLQLLQPGAIFGWVGLVRGVPCETVIASTETICLTLSATEFLALLDQEPVLAKAFRQRASLPEVFDLLGTELHRQANGDADLKELANQAEMDAVVCNLPPGRTPIAQLEENRIWLVSGGGEIANLPVGSRLSGSLDAIEVTGNQAARIVGFSETLTEQIDIDDEPAESVIAEVVESELNIPYAPDRPADPDPSLTARGKSASGRTNYPFVRGKGEIEEAMACFQMICQHFNMPFRKDVVKRVLTSQSERLGGVSLELCGAVAEMMGLNAQLVVAPASAIGRIEGPAMVKWQDGVVVLYEASERELVIADPQSNIRRRKPADFVETWGDQGEVLLLKSTKQTPQQRFGLKWFLPAIKKHKRVLIEVFVASFFVQLFALANPLMIQVIIDKVIVQKSLDTLHVLGILLLVLAVFEAVLTSLRTYLFVDTTNRIDMSLGSEIIDHLLRLPLRYFERRPVGELATRINELENIRQFLTGTALTVVLDALFSVIYIVVMFIYSWLLTLVSLVTVPLFILLAMVASPLIRDQLRVKAERNAETQSYLVEVVSGIQTVKAQNMELRARWQWQQRYARYVSAGFKTVLTSTTAGSASNFLNQLSGLLVIWVGAYLVVQGQLSLGQLIAFRIIAGYVTSPLLRLAQLWQSFQEVGLSIERLSDIVDSSPEADETDRQNIPMPPVEGEVKFDDVSFRFGTSGPWQLNNVSLEFPAGSFVGIVGQSGSGKSTMMKLLPRLYDIDEGRIIIDGYDISKVELYSLRQQIGIVPQDTLLFEGTVQENIALTCPDASAEEIIRAAKAAAAHDFIMGLPNGYNTRVGERGASLSGGQRQRIAIARTVLQNPRLLILDEATSALDYDSERQVCLNLAEVFSDRTVFFITHRLSTIRNADIILLMDKGSPVEMGTHSELMALRGRYYCLYQQQEAEM, from the coding sequence ATGACATATACCAAATCAACCGTTCAGGATTTTGTTGCATCTGTACCGCCGTTTGACCAGCTCTCTCCCGGTGCGCTGTCTTCCGTTACTGAGCGGTTTCAGCTTTTACGTTACCGGATGGGTCAGGCAGTGCTAGTGCGCGATCGCCTGCCGAACCAGGTTTGCATTGTCTATCAGGGACAGGTACGCCTGCTAGGATACGATGCCCGTACCCAAAAGCCTGTCACGCTGCAACTGCTTCAGCCGGGAGCAATCTTTGGCTGGGTGGGGCTAGTGCGGGGTGTGCCCTGCGAAACGGTGATTGCTTCGACAGAAACCATTTGTTTAACCCTTTCTGCCACGGAATTTTTGGCGCTGCTGGATCAGGAGCCAGTTCTGGCAAAAGCCTTTCGTCAGCGAGCTTCCCTGCCGGAAGTGTTTGACCTGCTGGGCACCGAACTCCACCGCCAGGCAAACGGCGACGCCGACCTCAAGGAACTTGCGAACCAGGCAGAAATGGATGCCGTGGTGTGTAACCTGCCGCCCGGACGGACGCCGATCGCCCAGTTGGAGGAAAATCGCATCTGGTTAGTGAGCGGCGGCGGCGAAATTGCGAATCTTCCCGTCGGTAGTCGGCTGAGCGGATCTCTGGACGCGATCGAAGTCACGGGCAATCAGGCTGCCCGCATTGTGGGCTTCTCCGAAACCCTGACCGAGCAGATTGACATCGACGATGAGCCTGCGGAATCGGTCATTGCAGAAGTCGTAGAGTCGGAACTGAATATTCCCTACGCGCCCGATCGCCCTGCCGATCCCGATCCCAGCCTGACGGCGAGGGGCAAATCTGCCTCCGGTCGCACCAACTATCCCTTTGTGCGCGGTAAGGGAGAAATCGAAGAGGCAATGGCTTGCTTCCAGATGATCTGCCAGCACTTTAATATGCCCTTCCGCAAGGATGTGGTGAAGCGGGTGCTAACGAGCCAGTCGGAGCGCCTGGGCGGCGTTTCCCTGGAACTGTGCGGCGCAGTTGCCGAAATGATGGGACTCAATGCCCAGCTTGTCGTGGCTCCTGCTAGCGCGATCGGTCGGATTGAAGGTCCGGCAATGGTGAAATGGCAGGATGGCGTGGTGGTGCTCTACGAAGCCAGCGAACGGGAACTGGTAATTGCCGACCCGCAGAGCAATATTCGGCGACGCAAGCCCGCTGACTTTGTGGAAACCTGGGGCGACCAGGGAGAAGTCCTGCTGCTGAAATCCACTAAGCAAACTCCACAGCAGCGATTTGGGCTGAAATGGTTCCTGCCTGCGATCAAGAAGCATAAGCGCGTCCTGATCGAGGTCTTTGTTGCCTCCTTCTTTGTGCAGCTTTTCGCCCTGGCAAACCCGCTGATGATCCAGGTGATCATCGACAAGGTAATTGTGCAGAAGAGCCTGGATACGCTGCACGTCCTGGGAATTTTGCTGCTGGTGCTGGCGGTGTTTGAGGCGGTTCTCACCAGTCTGCGAACGTACCTATTTGTGGACACGACGAACCGGATCGATATGTCGTTGGGTTCGGAGATTATCGACCATTTGCTGCGGCTGCCGCTGCGCTACTTTGAAAGGCGTCCGGTGGGAGAACTCGCCACCCGCATCAACGAGCTAGAGAACATCCGGCAATTCCTCACAGGAACGGCGTTAACCGTAGTGCTGGACGCTCTGTTCTCCGTGATTTACATCGTGGTGATGTTCATCTATAGCTGGCTGCTGACGCTGGTGTCGCTGGTGACGGTGCCGCTGTTTATTTTGTTGGCGATGGTGGCTTCTCCGCTAATTCGCGATCAGCTGCGCGTGAAGGCAGAGCGAAATGCCGAAACCCAGTCCTATCTGGTGGAAGTGGTGTCTGGCATCCAGACGGTGAAGGCACAGAACATGGAGCTTCGTGCCCGGTGGCAGTGGCAGCAGCGCTATGCAAGGTATGTAAGTGCGGGCTTTAAGACGGTTCTCACCTCCACGACTGCGGGATCTGCGAGTAACTTCCTGAACCAGTTGTCCGGTCTGCTGGTGATCTGGGTGGGTGCGTATCTGGTGGTGCAGGGTCAGCTCTCTCTGGGGCAGCTCATCGCCTTCCGAATCATCGCAGGCTATGTCACCAGCCCGCTGCTGCGTCTGGCGCAACTTTGGCAAAGCTTCCAGGAAGTGGGGCTGTCGATCGAGCGACTGAGCGACATTGTGGACTCCTCACCCGAAGCGGATGAGACCGATCGCCAGAATATCCCCATGCCTCCAGTGGAGGGTGAAGTCAAATTTGATGATGTCTCCTTCCGGTTTGGCACCAGTGGACCCTGGCAGCTCAACAACGTTAGCCTGGAATTCCCTGCCGGATCGTTTGTGGGCATTGTGGGGCAGAGCGGTTCCGGTAAGAGTACGATGATGAAACTCCTGCCCCGCCTCTATGACATCGACGAAGGGCGGATTATCATCGACGGCTACGATATCAGCAAAGTCGAACTCTACTCGCTGCGTCAGCAGATCGGAATCGTGCCCCAGGATACGCTGCTGTTCGAGGGCACCGTGCAGGAAAACATTGCACTTACCTGTCCCGATGCATCGGCGGAGGAGATTATCCGGGCAGCGAAGGCAGCGGCAGCACACGACTTTATCATGGGACTGCCAAACGGCTATAACACGCGAGTCGGTGAACGGGGTGCATCCCTCTCTGGGGGACAGAGACAGCGGATTGCGATCGCCCGTACCGTCTTGCAAAATCCCCGTCTGCTGATTCTGGATGAAGCCACCAGTGCACTAGACTACGACTCGGAGCGGCAAGTTTGTCTGAACCTGGCGGAGGTATTTAGCGATCGGACGGTGTTCTTTATTACCCACCGCCTCAGCACGATTCGCAACGCCGACATCATTCTGCTGATGGACAAGGGTTCCCCCGTTGAGATGGGCACCCACAGCGAGCTAATGGCGCTCCGGGGACGCTACTACTGTCTGTATCAGCAGCAGGAAGCGGAAATGTAA
- a CDS encoding peptidylprolyl isomerase, translating into MTVVLRIGERSITAEEVLPLMAGYQMLPQFTQELLIDQAIESIECTEEEIAAARQQFYSQNQIEDAEHRKAWLAYYGMTEEQLDRLAMRETRIEKFKQAIWGNKLESYFLSRKDKLDKVIYSLIRVSEQDVGIAQELYFRILEGEQSFAELAREYSKGPEAQTDGLIGPVELSVPHPVLAQLLTLSQPGQVSQPTRVGEWIVLVRLEKFIPAQMDEAMRRRLLNECFNTWLKEQIEQVNSPSPSSSTAAPLAS; encoded by the coding sequence ATGACCGTTGTATTACGAATTGGGGAGCGATCGATCACGGCTGAAGAAGTGCTGCCGCTTATGGCGGGCTATCAAATGCTGCCGCAGTTTACCCAGGAACTTTTGATCGACCAGGCAATTGAGTCGATCGAATGCACAGAGGAAGAAATTGCTGCCGCCCGCCAGCAGTTCTACAGTCAGAACCAGATTGAAGACGCAGAACATCGTAAAGCCTGGCTTGCCTACTACGGTATGACCGAGGAACAGCTCGATCGCCTGGCAATGCGGGAGACGCGGATTGAGAAGTTCAAGCAGGCAATCTGGGGCAACAAGCTGGAGTCCTACTTCCTCAGCCGCAAGGACAAGCTGGACAAGGTGATCTACTCCCTGATTCGCGTATCGGAACAGGACGTTGGCATTGCTCAAGAACTCTACTTCCGCATTCTGGAGGGCGAGCAGAGCTTTGCTGAACTGGCACGCGAGTATTCCAAGGGTCCAGAAGCGCAGACCGATGGCTTGATCGGTCCTGTTGAATTGAGCGTTCCTCACCCTGTTTTGGCACAGTTGCTCACCCTGAGTCAGCCCGGTCAGGTCAGCCAACCCACGCGAGTCGGGGAGTGGATTGTCCTGGTGCGTTTAGAGAAATTTATTCCTGCCCAGATGGATGAAGCGATGCGGCGCAGGCTGCTGAATGAGTGCTTTAACACCTGGCTCAAAGAACAGATTGAACAAGTCAATTCCCCCAGTCCGAGTTCTTCTACTGCTGCCCCCCTTGCCTCATGA
- a CDS encoding ribulose bisphosphate carboxylase small subunit: MSYYLSPRFLDKLAVHITKNFLDLPKVKVPLILGIHGRKGEGKSFQCDLAFERIGVEAVYMSAGELESPDAGDPARLIRLRYREAAEASKVRGRMAVLIINDIDAGMGRVDSSTQYTVNTQLVAGTLMNIADNPTNVQLPGSYDSEPIQRIPIIVTGNDFSTLYAPLVRDGRMEKFYWEPDRADRIGIVSGIFSDDQVSRSTVEQLVDTFPDQSIDFYSALHSRLYDEQVRKFIESVGVERISLRVVNSTEALPEFRPPDFSLPHLIELGRQLEREQQRIQELRLVQQYHASLQQPPSGTGTPTTPNPSFSQSPSGNGSSASYASYSSGNGNHGNHTQNSTGQNSTGQNRASHLTAEAGQQIEELANNGYRIGIEYVDDRRFRTNSWQCYSLTQGNASAAFNDLEACLREHQEDYVRLVGIDPRDRRRVMELVVQRPGSKN, encoded by the coding sequence ATGAGCTATTACCTTTCTCCGCGCTTTCTCGATAAACTGGCAGTCCACATTACAAAAAACTTTCTTGACCTGCCCAAAGTCAAAGTCCCGCTGATCCTGGGTATCCACGGGCGGAAGGGCGAAGGCAAGTCCTTTCAGTGTGACCTGGCGTTCGAGCGGATAGGAGTTGAAGCGGTCTATATGTCCGCTGGAGAATTAGAAAGCCCCGATGCAGGCGATCCGGCACGGCTGATCCGCTTGCGCTATCGTGAGGCGGCAGAGGCAAGCAAAGTGCGGGGACGCATGGCAGTCCTTATTATTAACGACATCGATGCCGGGATGGGTCGCGTCGATAGCTCCACCCAGTACACGGTAAATACCCAGCTTGTCGCCGGAACGCTGATGAATATTGCCGATAATCCCACAAACGTTCAGCTTCCCGGCAGCTACGACTCCGAGCCAATCCAGCGCATTCCGATCATTGTCACGGGCAACGACTTCTCGACCCTGTACGCTCCCCTCGTTCGCGACGGACGGATGGAGAAGTTTTACTGGGAACCCGATCGCGCCGATCGAATTGGCATTGTGAGCGGCATTTTTTCCGATGATCAGGTGTCGCGCAGCACGGTCGAACAGTTGGTGGATACTTTCCCGGATCAGTCGATCGACTTTTACAGTGCCCTCCATTCTCGCCTGTACGATGAGCAGGTGCGGAAGTTTATTGAGTCTGTGGGCGTGGAGCGAATTTCGCTGCGGGTGGTTAACAGCACCGAGGCACTGCCCGAATTTCGTCCGCCGGATTTCAGCCTGCCTCACCTGATCGAACTGGGAAGACAGCTAGAGCGCGAACAGCAGCGGATTCAGGAACTTCGCCTCGTCCAGCAATATCACGCCTCCCTGCAACAGCCTCCCAGCGGAACGGGGACGCCCACTACGCCAAACCCATCATTTAGCCAATCGCCCTCTGGAAACGGGTCATCTGCTTCCTACGCCAGCTATTCCTCCGGGAACGGTAATCACGGTAATCACACACAAAACAGCACAGGGCAAAACAGCACAGGGCAAAACCGCGCCAGCCACCTCACCGCAGAAGCCGGACAGCAGATTGAAGAACTGGCAAATAACGGCTACCGCATTGGGATTGAATACGTGGACGATCGCCGATTCCGCACCAATTCCTGGCAATGCTACAGCCTGACTCAGGGCAACGCCTCTGCTGCCTTCAACGACCTGGAAGCCTGCCTGCGCGAACATCAGGAGGACTATGTTCGTTTAGTGGGAATTGATCCACGCGATCGCCGCCGAGTGATGGAACTGGTGGTGCAGCGTCCCGGCAGTAAAAACTGA
- a CDS encoding HlyD family efflux transporter periplasmic adaptor subunit produces the protein MNGSNGAGKNGSSKSIAPTQVPASRNGKSSRTKLAESGASENKMIRAQAFDQPVVLQQPNYWSRGILWGIMGVATFAVLWASFAKIEEAVPAAGQLQPQESVQPIQAPVGGVVQEILARDGQEVKKGDLLVRLDPTAAEAQQKSLGQIKDSLTRQNQFYRSQLAGSAAPTLAVAQQLNLPAEVLSLTENRATLFAENRLYQAQLGGSGNLSPEQRVRLQASEQEANTRAAAAQFEVAQLQQQLSQTEQQLASTQQSLAIDEKIYNDLAPLLADGGIARIQVVKQEQQVIQTRAEVNRLSQEAARLRYAIAQSQQKLQNTVATTNNDLLNRIAENNKKIADIDSQLNKVILDNENRISEIDSQLSQATQTLRYQELRAPIDGIVFDLQAKGPGFVANSTEPILKIVPNDSLVAEVFITNQDIGFVAEGLPVDVRVDSFPFSEFGDIKGTIINIGSDALPPDQTHQFYRFPAKIKLDQQFISVNGNKIPLQSGMSITANIITRKRSVMSIFTDQFVRKVDTVRTVR, from the coding sequence ATGAACGGAAGCAATGGAGCCGGAAAAAACGGCAGCTCTAAGAGCATCGCCCCCACGCAAGTTCCAGCTTCACGAAACGGCAAATCGAGCCGAACCAAGCTGGCGGAGTCGGGTGCGAGTGAGAATAAAATGATTCGCGCCCAAGCCTTCGATCAGCCCGTCGTTCTGCAACAGCCCAACTACTGGTCGCGGGGAATTCTCTGGGGCATCATGGGCGTGGCAACCTTTGCCGTCCTGTGGGCATCCTTCGCCAAAATTGAGGAAGCCGTTCCTGCTGCGGGACAATTGCAGCCTCAAGAAAGCGTCCAGCCGATCCAGGCTCCCGTAGGCGGTGTGGTGCAGGAAATCCTGGCGCGGGACGGGCAGGAGGTGAAGAAAGGGGATCTGCTGGTGCGGCTTGACCCCACGGCGGCGGAGGCACAGCAAAAATCCCTGGGGCAAATCAAGGATTCACTGACGCGGCAAAACCAGTTTTATCGCTCCCAGCTGGCAGGTTCAGCAGCCCCGACGCTGGCAGTTGCCCAACAGCTTAATCTCCCCGCCGAGGTGCTGTCGCTGACGGAAAACCGGGCAACCCTATTTGCGGAAAACAGGCTTTATCAGGCACAGTTAGGCGGCAGCGGCAATCTGTCTCCAGAACAGCGGGTTCGTTTGCAAGCCAGCGAGCAGGAAGCCAATACCAGAGCGGCGGCGGCACAGTTTGAAGTGGCTCAGCTTCAGCAGCAGCTCAGCCAGACGGAACAGCAGCTGGCATCGACGCAGCAAAGTTTGGCGATCGACGAAAAGATCTATAACGATCTGGCTCCTCTGCTGGCAGATGGCGGCATTGCCCGGATTCAGGTGGTGAAGCAGGAACAGCAGGTAATTCAAACCAGGGCAGAGGTCAATCGGCTCAGTCAGGAAGCGGCACGGCTGCGCTATGCGATCGCCCAGTCTCAGCAAAAGCTGCAAAATACCGTCGCCACGACGAACAATGATTTGCTGAACCGCATTGCAGAGAACAACAAGAAAATTGCGGATATCGACAGCCAGCTCAATAAAGTAATTCTGGACAACGAAAACCGCATTTCCGAGATTGACAGCCAGCTCAGTCAGGCAACGCAAACCCTGCGCTACCAGGAACTGCGTGCCCCGATCGACGGCATTGTGTTTGATCTCCAGGCGAAGGGACCGGGCTTTGTGGCGAACTCCACCGAACCGATTCTCAAGATCGTGCCGAATGATTCCCTGGTTGCAGAGGTCTTTATCACAAACCAGGACATCGGCTTTGTGGCAGAGGGTTTGCCTGTGGACGTGCGGGTGGACTCCTTCCCGTTCAGCGAATTTGGCGACATTAAGGGCACGATCATCAACATCGGTTCCGATGCGCTGCCGCCGGATCAAACCCACCAGTTCTACCGCTTCCCGGCAAAAATCAAGCTCGATCAGCAGTTCATTTCCGTGAACGGCAACAAGATTCCGCTTCAGTCGGGGATGTCCATCACCGCCAATATCATTACCCGCAAGCGATCGGTGATGAGCATCTTTACCGATCAGTTCGTGCGGAAGGTAGATACGGTGCGAACGGTGCGGTAA
- a CDS encoding phasin family protein, with protein MTGFGNGFGNGLGNLVQKAFYLGVGAASLAAEKASGKLVELRVQAQKLADEMVARGEITTEDAKRMVDDMISRAQQEMPLASETQPSQPQTIEPRRIEIIADDEPESQTNPTASTPSDDAPADDLRAQVAKLQEELRRLKQE; from the coding sequence ATGACAGGTTTTGGAAATGGTTTTGGAAACGGTCTCGGCAATTTAGTCCAAAAAGCGTTTTATTTGGGCGTGGGGGCTGCCTCCCTTGCGGCGGAAAAGGCAAGCGGCAAACTGGTGGAGCTGCGGGTACAGGCACAAAAGCTGGCGGATGAAATGGTGGCACGGGGCGAAATCACCACCGAAGACGCCAAACGCATGGTAGACGACATGATCAGCCGTGCCCAGCAGGAAATGCCTCTCGCCAGCGAAACCCAGCCCTCTCAACCCCAGACAATTGAGCCACGCCGCATTGAAATCATTGCAGACGATGAGCCAGAATCCCAGACAAACCCCACTGCCAGTACCCCTTCAGACGATGCACCAGCGGATGATTTGCGGGCACAAGTTGCAAAACTTCAAGAAGAACTGCGACGCCTCAAACAGGAGTAG